Proteins found in one Coleofasciculaceae cyanobacterium genomic segment:
- a CDS encoding DUF2949 domain-containing protein produces MKPAIYAKFIQFLKEELALSNDSIEIVQRSVEDHPVPIPMILWQYGLVTLEELDRIYDWLHSKTKLDLG; encoded by the coding sequence ATGAAACCAGCCATATATGCCAAATTTATCCAGTTTTTAAAGGAAGAATTAGCTCTTTCTAATGATTCGATTGAGATCGTCCAGCGTTCGGTAGAAGATCACCCTGTACCCATACCAATGATTCTTTGGCAATATGGACTGGTAACTTTAGAAGAACTCGATCGTATTTATGATTGGCTTCATAGTAAAACTAAATTGGATTTAGGTTAG
- a CDS encoding DUF192 domain-containing protein yields the protein MRLNINLSIILLVLLSSCSTISSTGKVIADVPQEIKSGQMLPITAIANISGATIELEVAQTPQQQATGLMFREALADNRGMLFPFQSERTARFWMKNVPISLDMIFLNGDRVVGLAVDVPPCQTEPCPIYGPEGLVDRVVELRGGRAKELGIKVGDTIKIQALDINKET from the coding sequence ATGAGATTAAATATCAATCTAAGTATAATACTGTTAGTTTTACTATCTAGTTGTTCTACCATTTCGTCTACGGGAAAAGTCATTGCTGATGTACCTCAGGAAATTAAATCGGGTCAAATGCTGCCTATTACCGCGATCGCCAATATTTCAGGAGCAACTATTGAGCTTGAGGTGGCGCAAACTCCCCAGCAACAGGCTACTGGCTTGATGTTTCGCGAAGCTTTAGCTGATAATCGGGGAATGCTGTTTCCCTTTCAATCTGAACGAACTGCTCGCTTTTGGATGAAAAATGTGCCAATATCACTAGATATGATTTTTTTAAATGGCGATCGCGTTGTTGGTCTTGCAGTTGATGTCCCTCCCTGCCAAACAGAACCGTGTCCTATTTATGGTCCAGAGGGTTTAGTCGATCGGGTGGTTGAACTCAGAGGAGGAAGAGCTAAGGAATTAGGCATCAAGGTAGGAGATACTATAAAGATTCAAGCTCTAGATATTAATAAAGAAACATAG